In the Ostrinia nubilalis chromosome 15, ilOstNubi1.1, whole genome shotgun sequence genome, one interval contains:
- the LOC135078692 gene encoding uncharacterized protein LOC135078692 isoform X1: protein MDKPSCVCLKEGALVGIGNPLLDISAIVDDELLKKYGLQPDDAIMAEEKHMPLYRELMENVLSGIAGQPAKYKAEFIAGGSVQNSLRVAQWILKKPHICTYFGCVGNDDYAKILKERAVAEGVTVHYQVTSEAPTGTCAVLVTGTHRSLCANLAAAQKFTADHLAKEECKKSIEAAKFFYASGFFVAVSPEAIMQLASHAHNRRHSFVMNLSAPFVSQFFKEPLEKLLPYVDVLFGNESEAEAFAKAFNIISTDLQQVALRIAAMPKVNESRKRVVVITQGCEPVILVENGEISLIPVSVLAREQIVDTNGAGDAFTGGFLAQMVLGASYKTAVKCGIYSATHIIQHSGCTFSGQSCFADS from the exons atgGATAAACCCAG TTGCGTCTGCCTGAAGGAGGGTGCTTTGGTAGGCATTGGTAATCCCTTGCTGGATATCTCGGCCATCGTTGACGACGAACTGCTCAAGAAGTATGGTCTGCAGCCGGACGATGCTATCATGGCTGAAGAGAAGCACATGCCCTTGTATAGAGAACTTATGGAAAA CGTACTTTCTGGCATTGCCGGCCAGCCAGCCAA GTACAAAGCGGAGTTCATAGCTGGGGGCAGCGTGCAGAACTCGCTTCGTGTCGCACAGTGGATCCTCAAAAAGCCACACATATGCACGTACTTCGGATGCGTCGGGAACGACGACTATGCCAAGATATTGAAGGAAAGGGCCGT CGCAGAGGGCGTGACGGTGCACTACCAAGTCACATCCGAAGCCCCTACAGGCACCTGTGCTGTGCTGGTGACAGGCACCCATCGGTCCCTGTGCGCCAACTTGGCCGCCGCACAGAAGTTCACCGCAGACCACCTTGCTAAGGAAGAGTGCAAGAAGAGCATAGAGGCGGCGAAGTTCTTCTACGCTTCT GGTTTCTTCGTAGCAGTGTCGCCCGAGGCGATCATGCAACTAGCGTCGCACGCGCACAACCGTCGGCACTCTTTCGTCATGAACCTCAGCGCGCCCTTCGTCTCGCAGTTCTTCAAGGAACCACTTGAGAAGCTGCTGCCGTATGTCGACGTGCTGTTCGGGAATGAATCT GAGGCAGAAGCATTCGCAAAGGCATTCAACATCATCTCCACGGACTTGCAACAAGTCGCGCTCAGGATAGCCGCCATGCCGAAGGTCAACGAGTCCCGCAAACGTGTCGTAGTCATCACGCAAGGCTGCGAACCGGTCATCCTGGTGGAAAACGGAGAGATCTCGCTTATCCCTGTCAGTGTATTGGCCAGGGAACAGATTGTAGACACCAATGGGGCAGGTGACGCTTTCACAGGAGGATTCCTAGCTCAAATGGTGCTCGGAGCCTCGTACAAAACTGCCGTAAAGTGCGGGATATACAGTGCTACTCATATTATCCAACACTCGGGCTGCACGTTCAGTGGTCAAAGCTGTTTCGCGGACAGCTAA
- the LOC135078692 gene encoding uncharacterized protein LOC135078692 isoform X2 translates to MDKPSCVCLKEGALVGIGNPLLDISAIVDDELLKKYGLQPDDAIMAEEKHMPLYRELMEKYKAEFIAGGSVQNSLRVAQWILKKPHICTYFGCVGNDDYAKILKERAVAEGVTVHYQVTSEAPTGTCAVLVTGTHRSLCANLAAAQKFTADHLAKEECKKSIEAAKFFYASGFFVAVSPEAIMQLASHAHNRRHSFVMNLSAPFVSQFFKEPLEKLLPYVDVLFGNESEAEAFAKAFNIISTDLQQVALRIAAMPKVNESRKRVVVITQGCEPVILVENGEISLIPVSVLAREQIVDTNGAGDAFTGGFLAQMVLGASYKTAVKCGIYSATHIIQHSGCTFSGQSCFADS, encoded by the exons atgGATAAACCCAG TTGCGTCTGCCTGAAGGAGGGTGCTTTGGTAGGCATTGGTAATCCCTTGCTGGATATCTCGGCCATCGTTGACGACGAACTGCTCAAGAAGTATGGTCTGCAGCCGGACGATGCTATCATGGCTGAAGAGAAGCACATGCCCTTGTATAGAGAACTTATGGAAAA GTACAAAGCGGAGTTCATAGCTGGGGGCAGCGTGCAGAACTCGCTTCGTGTCGCACAGTGGATCCTCAAAAAGCCACACATATGCACGTACTTCGGATGCGTCGGGAACGACGACTATGCCAAGATATTGAAGGAAAGGGCCGT CGCAGAGGGCGTGACGGTGCACTACCAAGTCACATCCGAAGCCCCTACAGGCACCTGTGCTGTGCTGGTGACAGGCACCCATCGGTCCCTGTGCGCCAACTTGGCCGCCGCACAGAAGTTCACCGCAGACCACCTTGCTAAGGAAGAGTGCAAGAAGAGCATAGAGGCGGCGAAGTTCTTCTACGCTTCT GGTTTCTTCGTAGCAGTGTCGCCCGAGGCGATCATGCAACTAGCGTCGCACGCGCACAACCGTCGGCACTCTTTCGTCATGAACCTCAGCGCGCCCTTCGTCTCGCAGTTCTTCAAGGAACCACTTGAGAAGCTGCTGCCGTATGTCGACGTGCTGTTCGGGAATGAATCT GAGGCAGAAGCATTCGCAAAGGCATTCAACATCATCTCCACGGACTTGCAACAAGTCGCGCTCAGGATAGCCGCCATGCCGAAGGTCAACGAGTCCCGCAAACGTGTCGTAGTCATCACGCAAGGCTGCGAACCGGTCATCCTGGTGGAAAACGGAGAGATCTCGCTTATCCCTGTCAGTGTATTGGCCAGGGAACAGATTGTAGACACCAATGGGGCAGGTGACGCTTTCACAGGAGGATTCCTAGCTCAAATGGTGCTCGGAGCCTCGTACAAAACTGCCGTAAAGTGCGGGATATACAGTGCTACTCATATTATCCAACACTCGGGCTGCACGTTCAGTGGTCAAAGCTGTTTCGCGGACAGCTAA